A stretch of the Odontesthes bonariensis isolate fOdoBon6 chromosome 5, fOdoBon6.hap1, whole genome shotgun sequence genome encodes the following:
- the tubb5 gene encoding tubulin beta-5 chain — MREIVHIQAGQCGNQIGAKFWEVISDEHGIDPTGTYHGDSDLQLDRISVYYNEATGGKYVPRAILVDLEPGTMDSVRSGPFGQIFRPDNFVFGQSGAGNNWAKGHYTEGAELVDSVLDVVRKESESCDCLQGFQLTHSLGGGTGSGMGTLLISKIREEYPDRIMNTFSVVPSPKVSDTVVEPYNATLSVHQLVENTDETYCIDNEALYDICFRTLKLTTPTYGDLNHLVSATMSGVTTCLRFPGQLNADLRKLAVNMVPFPRLHFFMPGFAPLTSRGSQQYRALTVPELTQQVFDAKNMMAACDPRHGRYLTVAAVFRGRMSMKEVDEQMLNVQNKNSSYFVEWIPNNVKTAVCDIPPRGLKMAVTFIGNSTAIQELFKRISEQFTAMFRRKAFLHWYTGEGMDEMEFTEAESNMNDLVSEYQQYQDATAEEEGEFEEEADDDA; from the exons ATGAGGGAAATTGTGCACATCCAGGCCGGTCAGTGCGGTAACCAGATTGGTGCCAAG TTCTGGGAAGTAATCAGCGATGAGCACGGCATTGATCCCACAGGGACTTACCACGGAGACAGTGACCTGCAGCTGGACAGGATCAGTGTGTACTACAATGAGGCCACAG GAGGTAAATACGTGCCTCGGGCCATTCTCGTGGATTTGGAGCCTGGTACCATGGACTCCGTGAGGTCTGGGCCCTTTGGGCAGATCTTCAGACCTGACAACTTTGTATTTG GTCAGAGCGGTGCTGGTAACAATTGGGCCAAGGGTCACTACACAGAAGGGGCTGAGTTGGTGGACTCGGTCCTGGATGTGGTCCGTAAGGAGTCTGAGAGCTGCGACTGCCTGCAGGGCTTCCAGCTCACCCATTCTCTTGGCGGTGGAACGGGATCTGGGATGGGAACCCTGCTCATCAGCAAGATTCGCGAGGAGTACCCCGACCGTATCATGAACACCTTCAGTGTGGTGCCTTCCCCCAAG gttTCAGACACAGTGGTTGAGCCATACAATGCCACCCTGTCAGTCCACCAACTTGTTGAGAACACAGATGAAACTTACTGCATTGACAACGAGGCTCTCTATGACATTTGCTTCCGCACTCTGAAACTGACCACACCCACCTACGGAGACCTTAACCATCTGGTGTCCGCCACCATGAGCGGCGTCACCACCTGCCTGAGGTTCCCCGGTCAGCTCAACGCTGATCTCCGCAAACTGGCTGTCAACATGGTGCCTTTCCCTCGTTTGCACTTCTTCATGCCTGGCTTCGCTCCCCTGACCAGCAGGGGCAGCCAGCAGTATCGTGCCCTCACAGTTCCCGAGCTCACCCAGCAAGTGTTCGATGCCAAGAATATGATGGCAGCATGCGACCCTCGTCACGGCCGCTATCTGACAGTCGCAGCTGTGTTCCGCGGCCGCATGTCCATGAAGGAGGTTGACGAGCAGATGCTGAACGTGCAGAACAAGAACAGCAGCTACTTCGTTGAATGGATCCCCAACAACGTTAAGACCGCCGTTTGTGACATTCCACCCCGTGGCCTCAAGATGGCTGTCACTTTCATTGGCAACAGCACAGCCATCCAAGAGCTGTTTAAGCGCATCTCTGAGCAGTTTACAGCCATGTTCCGGCGTAAGGCCTTCTTGCATTGGTACACAGGTGAAGGTATGGATGAGATGGAGTTCACTGAGGCAGAGAGCAACATGAATGACCTGGTGTCTGAGTACCAGCAGTACCAGGATGCCACTGCGGAGGAGGAGGGTGAATTTGAGGAGGAGGCTGACGACGATGCTTGA